A single genomic interval of Helianthus annuus cultivar XRQ/B chromosome 13, HanXRQr2.0-SUNRISE, whole genome shotgun sequence harbors:
- the LOC110908427 gene encoding polygalacturonate 4-alpha-galacturonosyltransferase, producing the protein MIMARVYMSIATMKNKTQLAHELQSQLKESQRALGDATADADLNHSVAEKIKAMGQLLSKAKEQLYDCKLVTGKLRAMLQSADEQVRSLKKQSMFLSQIAAKTIPNGIHCLSMRLTIDYYLLPLEKRVFPRRENLENPDLYHYALFSDNVLAASVVVNSTIKNAKEPEKHVFHLVSDKLNFGAMNMWFLLNPPGKATIHVENVDEFKWLNSSYCPVLRQLESAAMKEYYFKSDHQTTGSSNLKYRNPKYLSMLNHLRFYLPQVYPKLNKILFLDDDIVVQKDLTGLWKVDLNGKVNGAVETCGESFHRFDKYLNFSNPHIARNFDPNACGWAYGMNMFDLDVWKKKDITGIYHKWQNMNEDRVLWKLGTLPPGLMTFYGLTHPLDKSWHVLGLGYNPSIDKKDIEKAAVIHYNGNMKPWLELAMTKYRSYWVKYIKFDHPYVRGCKLGE; encoded by the exons TGTTGCGGAGAAAATCAAAGCTATGGGTCAACTACTGTCTAAAGCTAAAGAACAGCTATATGATTGTAAGTTAGTCACAGGGAAGTTGAGAGCTATGCTACAGTCAGCAGATGAACAAGTTCGTAGCTTGAAGAAACAGAGCATGTTTTTGAGTCAAATCGCTGCCAAAACAATCCCAAACGGTATTCATTGCTTATCCATGCGCCTAACAATCGATTATTATCTTCTTCCGTTGGAGAAACGCGTATTCCCAAGGAGGGAGAATCTTGAGAATCCAGATCTCTATCATTATGCTCTGTTCTCTGATAATGTCTTGGCTGCATCGGTGGTTGTGAATTCGACTATCAAGAATGCTAAG GAACCAGAGAAACATGTTTTTCATCTCGTCTCCGATAAATTAAATTTCGGAGCAATGAACATGTGGTTTTTACTTAATCCACCTGGCAAAGCTACAATCCACGTGGAAAACGTCGACGAATTCAAATGGCTAAACTCATCCTACTGTCCGGTTCTTCGACAACTCGAATCCGCCGCAATGAAAGAATACTATTTCAAATCAGATCATCAAACAACCGGTTCATCAAATTTAAAATACCGAAACCCGAAGTATCTTTCAATGTTGAATCACCTTCGGTTTTATCTCCCTCAAGTTTATCCCAAATTGAACAAAATTCTTTTTCTGGATGATGATATTGTGGTTCAAAAAGACTTAACGGGGTTATGGAAGGTCGATCTGAACGGGAAAGTGAACGGTGCGGTTGAAACGTGTGGAGAAAGCTTTCACCGTTTTGATAAGTATTTGAATTTCTCGAATCCTCATATTGCGAGAAATTTTGACCCGAATGCGTGTGGATGGGCTTATGGGATGAATATGTTTGATCTTGATGTGTGGAAGAAGAAGGATATAACTGGTATTTACCACAAATGGCAAAATATG AATGAAGATCGGGTTTTATGGAAGCTCGGGACGTTGCCACCTGGACTAATGACATTTTACGGGCTAACACATCCACTCGACAAGTCATGGCATGTACTCGGTCTCGGGTACAACCCGAGCATTGATAAAAAGGATATCGAGAAAGCAGCTGTGATTCACTATAACGGAAACATGAAACCGTGGCTAGAGTTGGCAATGACAAAGTACCGTTCATATTGGGTCAAATACATAAAGTTTGACCACCCATATGTTCGGGGTTGCAAACTAGGCGAATGA